The nucleotide window CCCATGACGCCCAGGACGTATTCCTTCAGACGTGGATATTGATTCTTGTCGGCCAGCGCGGTCGCACCGGGACTCTGCACCCATCCTGAGTTGTGAATCCCGGGAGTAGGTGCATGTTGCAAACCAAGACGAGGCAATGGATCCCAGCACGAATCGAACAGCACCAGTACCGGGCGGATATGGTGGCGGGCCGCGATCGTCAAAAAGGCGTCGATACGTTTTTGAAAGCCGGCTGCATCCTGCTGCCAGAGCAGATCGTGCAGAAAGACGCGCATGGTATTCATACCCAGCGCTTCCGCCCAGGTGAATTCCTGATCGATCTCAGCGGGATTGAAAGTTGCTTCCTGCCACATTTCCAACTGGTTGATCGCAGACCGAGGGACATAATTGCTGCCCACCAGCCAGGGTTGGTGCGCGTACCATTCGTTGGCTTTCTGCTCCGTCCAGCGGGCTGTTTGTGCAGACACGGGGACGGTGCACAACACGGCGGTCGCGACCAGGGTCACGAAAACGAACATAAGTTTCTTCACGGTTTGTACTCCAGTGGTAGTTAGTCGCCGTTCATGGCCAACGCGGCCATCGGACGAATCTGCACGAGCGGCGTCATCGACGTCGGCTTCCCAGCCTTGCGCAGCATATTCGCAGATGGGATGCCGGTGCGGTAGTAAGACTTCTCGCAGTCCGCGGTCGAGGGGCCGCGCATGCTGCCTTCCATGTAGGCCAGTCCCGGACAACGCGTACAGCTACTGACGTGGCTGCATGACGAACACGTAGTCAGGTCTTTCGCCTTGATGGAGCGCACTTCGTTCATCTCCGGCGAGTGATTCCAGATGTCGATGAACTTCTGCTGTCGCACATTACCGGTCGGCAAAGGGAACTGCACGCAGGGGAAAACGTCTCCGTAGGGAGAGATATAGCAGAAAGAATGGCCCGCGCTGCAGGAGTAGCCTTCCATGTCATCGTCGGTGACCGGCATCGGCGGCGCGCAGAACTCTTCCATGTTGGGAACAAGGTTGGGATTCGCGAAGACGCTCGGCAATTCCTCGCCAGCGATGCGCAGGGAGAGAACGTCCGTGTTGCCGTCCATCATGGGCGTAATCGTCGGATCGAGCGTGTAGTGCGCTCCCAGTTCGGTTGCCAGTGCCTGAACGCCGTCGCTGTCGTGGCGGTTCAAGGTCATCATCACGTTGGCGACAGTGACTTTCAATCCCTGCTCGCGCATGAAGCGGATCGCTTTGATGGTGCGATTGAATGATCCGGGAAGTTTCGTGATCGCGTCATGAACTTCGGCACGATGTGAGTACACGCTGATCTGGATCGTGTCCACGCCGAGATCGCGAATGCGCTTTGCTTCTTTGGCGTGAATCATGACAGCGTTTGTCTTGATTTTTACGTTGAACTGCAAGCGGCGCGCGTACTCGAGAATCTCAAAAAAATCGCGGCGCAGGAAAACTTCTCCGCCACTGAATGTAAGAAAGAAAACTCCCGCGTCGGCCAGTTGATCGAGGACGCCTTTCATTTCGGCGGTTGTCATCTCGCCATGGTCGTCGTGATCGAGGTAACAGTGCACGCAGCGCTCATTGCAGCGATAAGTGACATCCAGATGCACGCTGATCGGCACACCGAGGTCGAAAGCCTTCTGGCTCATTTCATTAAGCAGGCTCATCGGGCCTCCGGCGATTGCGGTGTTGCATGTGTGTCGGAAAACGGCTGATCGGACACTACGAGAATCCCGTGCTGCGAAAGCTCGCTGACAAATTGTTCCGCGTCGCGCTGGGCCTGATCGGGTTCGATATCAAATTGCCCGCAGATCTTGTGGCTGACAATTTCACGGAGCGGAGTGCGTCCATCGGCGGCCTGCCAGATGGCGGTGGCGACTTCGTTCAGCGTGAAGAACGTCGAATCCATGGAATTCATCACCATCATTTCGCCGGCCAGCATGCGGGCGGCGATGGCGGAACTGCGCGCGATGTAGGTATCAGACAAGGGTCGGCATCGCCTCGAAGTTGCGGATTTCATTCCAAACGCGCGTATCAGGATAAAACGTCAGACGGCGAACGGGAACTCTTTGAACAAAATCACAGGCGGTCGCGAGAAGCTTCTCCACCAGTTCGCTGTCCTCGGCAAAGAAAAGAATGTTGCGCATCAGGCGGCGAACGGCCTCGGCAGGAGGCAGCTCGTCGATGCGATTCTCCGGCCCCTTGTCGAGAAAGAAGAGCGCCGAGATTGGAGCCTCAGTATTTTCGCCGGCCTTGGCCAACTCCCCCGAAAACGGCGTTCCATAAGCGAAGTAGCCTGCAGGGCTGGGGCGAACGTAGGAAATCTCGTCGGTGAGCAGCGTGGCATCCGGAGGAGCAAGACTGCTGATGGTTGTTTTGCCGGCACCGGAGACACCCGAAAAAAGGAATGCTCGGCCATCGCAAATTCCACTGGCTCCGTGCAGGAGAAATCCGCCGCGCGCGGAAATAACCAGGCTATGCAGAATTCGCAAAACGGAATCGAGCGCGTAAGGGTTGGCTGTTTGCCGAACCCGGCCATGGCGGGTAATCGGATTCCAGCGTGCGAGAAAATCTCCGCGTTCAAGCAGCCACTCAGCGCCATCGCGCCGCACGCGGACATCATCGTCGGAGCCAGGGCCCGGCGGAATAAGATCGAAATCGAGTTGAAGTTCCGGCTGGGAGGAACTGAGATATCCGGCATAACGCTCACAGAGCAAGTCGAAGAAGTGCTGATCGCTGGTCCGCAGCAGGATCGGGATGCTTCCAATCTCGACGACGCATTCGATTTGCTTGTTAGTTTCGGTCATGCGATTTCAAGGTCAGCGCCGGGTAGCCGCTGAAGATTTCTAGAGTGATGAAGCCGCAGAGCAATACGCCGAGCGATGCTCGAATAGCAAAACAGCAGACCCAGTGCGCGTGTCCAGGGGCGAGCGGTCAGGGAAACTGGCTGACCGTTGCGCGTCGCGGCCACCAGCCTTCCAACAAACTGTTCGGTGGTGTATGTGGGGTCGGCACCCGGCATTGAATCGCCTCGGGCGACGAAACGATGGTTCTCGTTGCGGCTCATAAACCGATGCAGGAAGAAGCGGTCTTCGCGAAACGCCAGAACAATCTCACCGGTAGCAACATCGTCGAGTGAGCACGCTTGAATTTCCGCAACGTCTCCCGGATAGAGCGCCGGCAGCATGCTTGCGCCGCGCACGTGGAGGCGCAAACGTCCTCCGCAGCGCAAGCCCTCAACGGCTAAAACATTACGCTGCGTGCTCCAGCAATCACTTGCACTCATGAGGTTTAAAGCTCAGGAACTCTTTCGCGACGACTGGCATTGTGGAGTGGTGGAACCGACTTTTCCGCAGGCCAGAGCAAGCGTCTCAAACACTCGTTCGTAGCGGAACGCGGGCTTCTGATAGGGCTTCTTGTCTTTACTCGCAGTCTGAAGAAGCTTTCCGTTCCCGCGAGGGGGCTGATTCTCTAACGTCATAGGTTTTGGTCAAGCCGTACTGGCTGTCTCCCACTTATGTTTGAAGAGTGCTTCGCGAAGTGTACTACACGTGTTCCTCTGTGCCAACCTCGTTCGTGTATGGAAGATCAATTGCTTGGCCCGTAACGCTTAATAGAATGAGAGAGTTCCATCCTGGCGCGCCCGCCGCAGACTGAAAGTGAGGCTCCAGAGCGCGAGCGGCAGCAGGACAAGGCTAAATCCGAGGAGGGCCGCTAGCGTGGGCGCCATCGCCATCACAGTCTGGCCCTGGAGCAGGGCCATCCGCATGCCTCCGATGGCGTAACTGAGGGGGATTGCGTGGGCGACGAGCACCAGCGGCCTCGGCAAACTCTCGATCGGGAACATGGCTCCGCTGAGAAACCAGACTCCCGAACTCAGCAGCCAGAGGAGTGCCGATCCACGTTGAAAAATGATCTGGATAGTCGCGGCGGCGATGCCGACAGCCAGGGCGATTGCGACACAGAGAATCAGCACTGCCAGGCCCGAGAAAAAATTCGGGTGGATAGGCGCGGAGAAGATCGCAGCGCCCGCCAGAACATACACCAGCAATTTGAGCAGGTTTCCGGCGAACGCTGAAACGGAACTCAGCACGACCAATTGTGCGGGCGGCGTGGAAGTGGTCATCAGGACTTCCATGGTTCCCGTCTGCTGGGCTTCCTGCACGGTGCTGAGAAACGCCTGCGTGCTCATCACGAAAAATGTGTAAACGCCAGTACCGACGAGAAGAAATGGAAAATACTCCACTCCGCCGGGACGGAAGCCCGGACCGATGGCGCGCGACAGGAAATAAAAAGCCGCCAGTTCCGTCAGCAGCCCGAAGGCGGTAACGGCAAAGCCGGTGCGATGGCGGATCGCGGTCAGCAGGTCGCGGCGCAGGATGGCGAGAAGCTTGTTAAGAGTCGATCTCACGAGACTCTCCCCACGCGCTGGATCATGCCGGCGGCCTCGTCCACTTCACCCGTCATACGGAAGTAGAAGGCTCGCAGATCTTCCATGCTCTCGCCTTTGCGAATCGGGCGGTCGGCAAGCAGGTCACCTTTTTGCAACAGGAGAATACGGTCACCGACTGCGCCTGCTTCGGCGAAGTTGTGAGTGGCGAGAAGAATGGTGGTCTGGCGATCGGCGAGGTCGCGGATCGTAGTCCAGAAATGGGCGGTGGTCGCGGCATCCAGGCTGCGGGTCGGTTCATCGAGCAACAGGACGGCAGGGCGTTTTACGAGCGCGCGCGCGATTCCAAGACGTTGATACATGCCGCTGGAAAATTTCATCACCAGCAGATCGGCATGTTCGGTGAGACCCGTGTCGCGCAGGACTTCTTCGATCCGAACCTTACTCTCGGCGCGGGGGACATCATCGAGTGCAGCGAAGAATTCGAGATTCTCGCGGGCGGATAGTCGCGGGAAGAACGATCGCTCGGTAGCGACAGCGATGCCGACTTGTTCGCGTACGTGGCCGCCATCGCGCTGCGTATCGAATCCCGCGACGCGTACGGTACCGCTATCCGGCAGCAACATGGTTGAAATCAACTTCAGGGCAGTCGTTTTACCGCTGCCGTTCGGCCCGAGGAGCGCGAGGACTTCTCCTGCGCCGGCCGTGAACGAAAGACCAGTCAAGGCAATGGTCTCTCCGCTACGCTCCCGGCCAAGCAAGTTGAACAATGCAGGGCGGTGACGAAAAACCTTGCGTGCGGATTCGAAGACGACTCGGTCCATGAAGTGCCGGGCTGCAGTGTAGAGAGTCTGTATTATAGTGGCGGTTCAGGCGGTAGTGCGTAATTCAGGACACAAGTGTAACCGCAGAGTCGCGGCTTGCCGCGTCTTCTCCTCCAACACCAGAGACGCGGCGAGCCAACGTTTCGACCCATATGTCTTTCTCGGATGTCGCGGTGTCGAAGGAATTTAGTTTTCTGTGCGCGTGCGCGGGCGTCGAACTGACGGCCGAACGTATTGCCCGTCTCGCGCACTGGAATGGCGCGGGAATCGACTGGCCTGAATTTCTTCGCCTCGCGGAACATCACGGCGTCCTGCCGCTGGTGGCGCGCAATCTCACGGCGCATGCGCAGGGGTTACCGGCAGACGTTGATCAGTCGTTGCGCTCCGAGTTTGCCAAGAATTTGCGACGCAATTTGTGGTTTGCCAGCGAACTTGCGCGAATTTCAGAACATTTTGCGCAGAAGGACCTGCGCGCAATCCCTTACAAAGGCCCGATGCTCGCGGAGTCCGTTTATGGCGATATTGCGTTGCGCAACTTCGGCGACCTCGATTTTCTGATTTCTTCCAGCGACTTTGAGCGCGGGAAGCAGGCGCTGGCGGAATTTGGATACCGCCCTTCCAAGCCACTCAGCCCGGCGGTGGAACGTTACTGGCTACGCAACGGTTACGAGTGTTCGTTCGATGGAGCTGCGGGAAAGTACCTGATCGAATTGCAGTGGGGATTGTTGCCGCATTTCTATGCCGTGGATTTGCGGACAGACGACTTGCTGGCCCGTTCGGGTTCCATGATGTTCAGCGGGCGCGAAGTCGCCGCACTCTCCCCAGAAGACTCATTGCTGGTGCTGTGTCTGCATGCGGCGAAGCATCTGTGGATGCGAATGATCTGGGTGTGCGATATCGCGGAGACGATGCGTACGCAGGTGTTGGACTGGGATGTGATCCGTGCACGCGCCCGTGAACTGGGTATTTTACGCATCGTGGGAGTGAGCCTCTGGCTGTCGCAACGATTGTTGGGTTGCCCCCTACCCGAACCTGCAAATGAACTCGTCAATCAGGACCAGGAGGTGGCTGCACTTGGCGAACAATTTGCAGCTCGGCTGGCGGGAAGCGCCACCTACGATTTCGAATCAACGGAATATTTCCGGTTGATCTTGCGATTGCGAGAGCGGCGCAGCGATCAGGCGCGCTATCTATGGCGACTGCTCTGGACGCCAGGGGAAGGGGATCTGGCGGCAATCAGGCTCCCGGAAGCGATGTTTCCGTTGTATCGCGGGGTGCGCGCGGTGCGTCTGCTGGGCAAACTCTTCTGAAAACAACTGCCGGCGGGGCGCCGGCGCTACGGTTACCGTTATTGCGCTTCGCCATCGCCGGGAGCGACATCGGGAGTATCCACTTTCTGAGCGAACGGTGAATTCGAACTGGGCGGAGGCGGAAATTCGCCTTGATCTCTTCCGGCCAGCGCGACGTTCATGAACTGAATCCAGATGGGTAATGCGGCATGGCCTCCGGACTCTTTGGGGCCAAGAGATTTTTTTTCGTCGTAACCAATCCAGACACCACAGGTCAGCGTTGGAGAGAAGCCGACAAACCAGGCGTCCGTGAAATCGTTGGTCGTGCCCGTCTTTCCGGCGAGAGCATACGGCATCTTGGAAGCGGCGACGGCGGTGCCGTGCACGACCACTTCGTGCAGCATCGACGTCATGATGCGCGCCGTGCGCGAGCTGACGACATCCTTGATGTCAGGAAAATCTTCTTCCAGGATGCGTCCATCATAGTCGGTGACTTTCTTGATGTAGCGCGGAGCGAGGCGCACGCCGTCGTTGGGAAAGACGCTGAACGCCGAAGTCTGTTCGATCAAAGTAATTTCAGCGGAGCCGAGTGCGACCGGCAGGTAAGCTGGGATGTTGGAAGTCACGCCGAAGCGGTGGGCGTAGTCGATCACGGTGCGGATACCAATGCGATCGGCAAGCTTGAGCGCGGGAATGTTCCTCGATTGCGCGAGCGCCCGGCGCAAGGTGATCAGGCCTTCAAATTTGTCGTCATAGTTGTGCGGGATATAGGGGCCGGATGGCGTCTGAAAAGTGATGGGCTCGTCGAGGATGGTTTCGTCGGGACTTCCGCCCTGATCGATGATCGCGGTGTAGACGTAGGGTTTGAAGGACGATCCGACCTGGCGCAGAGCCTGTGTTGCGCGATTAAATTTCGAGAGATTGAAGTCCCGCCCGCCGACCATGGCCTTGATTTCTCCCGTCGCATTGTCGATCGCGACCAGGGCACCTTCCGCACCGGAATCCTGCTCAAGACTGACCGTGGCCTTGCTGCCGGGGTCGAGCGACAGCACTTTGACGTACACGATGTCTCCGGGCGCCAACAGGGCAGGAAGCTTGCGTTGCGTCCACGCGATATCGGATTGCGAAAGCGCAGCGGTGCGGTCACCGAAACGGATCTGGGCCGCTGCCGGCGAAACAGAAGTGACTAGTGCGTGCAGGTATCCGTTGACTTCGGGTTCCTGATCCCAGTCCACATCTTCATATTTGTCGACATGCTGCCCTTGCAAGACAACGTTGGCCAGGTTGCCGCGCCATTTCTGGCGCCGCTCATAGGCGGCGAGACCGTCGAGGACTGCGCGGTTCGCAGCCTTCTGGAAGTCCATGTCGAGCGTGGTGTAGACGCGCAGGCCGCCTTCGTGAACCTGATCGCTGCCGTACTTGGTTTCCAAGTAGCGCCGGATTTCTTCCACGAAATTCGGGGCCAGCGAATTCGGATCCTTCTGCACGTTGAGTTGAACCGGTTTCGCCTTGGCAACAGCGGCTTCCGCAGCCGTAACTTTGCCGTCTTCGAGCATGGCGTTGATCACGAGGTTGCGACGCTTCTGCGCGCGGTCGGGATGAGTGATCGGTGAGTAATACTGCGGCGCCTTGGGCAAGCCCGCCAGCAGAGCTGCTTCTTCGAGCTTCATTTGTTTCGCAGGCTTGCTGAAGTAGTACTCCGAAGCGGCTTCAAATCCGTAGGCTCCGTGGCCGAGGAAAATCTGGTTGGCATAGAGCGTGAAAATCTGCGGCTTGGTGAAGCGGCGTTCCATCTGGATGGCGAGCAGGGCTTCCTGAATCTTGCGATGGAAGGATCGGTCCGGCGAGAGAAATAGATTACGCGCCAGTTGCATGGTGAGTGTCGATGCGCCTTGTACTTTTCCGCCCGACTCGATGTCACGATAGGCTGCTCCGGCGATTCGCCAGAAGTTGATCCCGGAGTGGGTGTAGAAGTCCTTGTCTTCGATCGACACAAGAGCATTGCGAAGAACTTCGGGATAGTCGTCGTAGGTGGCGATCACGCGCCTTTGCAATGCAAAGGTTCCGATGACGCGTCCATGGACGTCATACAACTCGGTAACGGCGCTGGGCCGATAGTTCTCCAGTTCTTCTACCTGGGGCAGATCCGTGGAATAAACCAGCAGCAGTCCTGCCGTTGCGCCGACCGCTATCGAGATCAGGACCAAGATTCCGAATAGAACGTGCCCGACGAGCCTCCGCTTGCCCACATCGTTCTCTTCCGGAAGTTTCTCGTCGATGGTCGTCATGATCAGTTGGCCGCTTGCCAGCGGCAGTAACCAGTGTACTCAGGGGCAGGGCCCGGCCAGACACAGAGCCCGCAAAAAAATCGCCCGCCGAAGCGGGCGATGGACTACGGGGTACTGGCTACTGCTCTTAAGCTTTTGATTCGCGGTTCTTCAGAACTTCCAGAGCCTTCTTCAGTTGATCGTCAGTCGGATTCTTCGGTTTCTGATTCTGATCATCG belongs to Acidobacteriota bacterium and includes:
- a CDS encoding PqqD family protein, yielding MSDTYIARSSAIAARMLAGEMMVMNSMDSTFFTLNEVATAIWQAADGRTPLREIVSHKICGQFDIEPDQAQRDAEQFVSELSQHGILVVSDQPFSDTHATPQSPEAR
- a CDS encoding ABC transporter ATP-binding protein, which translates into the protein MDRVVFESARKVFRHRPALFNLLGRERSGETIALTGLSFTAGAGEVLALLGPNGSGKTTALKLISTMLLPDSGTVRVAGFDTQRDGGHVREQVGIAVATERSFFPRLSARENLEFFAALDDVPRAESKVRIEEVLRDTGLTEHADLLVMKFSSGMYQRLGIARALVKRPAVLLLDEPTRSLDAATTAHFWTTIRDLADRQTTILLATHNFAEAGAVGDRILLLQKGDLLADRPIRKGESMEDLRAFYFRMTGEVDEAAGMIQRVGRVS
- a CDS encoding nucleotidyltransferase family protein, which produces MSKEFSFLCACAGVELTAERIARLAHWNGAGIDWPEFLRLAEHHGVLPLVARNLTAHAQGLPADVDQSLRSEFAKNLRRNLWFASELARISEHFAQKDLRAIPYKGPMLAESVYGDIALRNFGDLDFLISSSDFERGKQALAEFGYRPSKPLSPAVERYWLRNGYECSFDGAAGKYLIELQWGLLPHFYAVDLRTDDLLARSGSMMFSGREVAALSPEDSLLVLCLHAAKHLWMRMIWVCDIAETMRTQVLDWDVIRARARELGILRIVGVSLWLSQRLLGCPLPEPANELVNQDQEVAALGEQFAARLAGSATYDFESTEYFRLILRLRERRSDQARYLWRLLWTPGEGDLAAIRLPEAMFPLYRGVRAVRLLGKLF
- a CDS encoding ABC transporter permease, which produces MRSTLNKLLAILRRDLLTAIRHRTGFAVTAFGLLTELAAFYFLSRAIGPGFRPGGVEYFPFLLVGTGVYTFFVMSTQAFLSTVQEAQQTGTMEVLMTTSTPPAQLVVLSSVSAFAGNLLKLLVYVLAGAAIFSAPIHPNFFSGLAVLILCVAIALAVGIAAATIQIIFQRGSALLWLLSSGVWFLSGAMFPIESLPRPLVLVAHAIPLSYAIGGMRMALLQGQTVMAMAPTLAALLGFSLVLLPLALWSLTFSLRRARQDGTLSFY
- a CDS encoding PBP1A family penicillin-binding protein; the protein is MTTIDEKLPEENDVGKRRLVGHVLFGILVLISIAVGATAGLLLVYSTDLPQVEELENYRPSAVTELYDVHGRVIGTFALQRRVIATYDDYPEVLRNALVSIEDKDFYTHSGINFWRIAGAAYRDIESGGKVQGASTLTMQLARNLFLSPDRSFHRKIQEALLAIQMERRFTKPQIFTLYANQIFLGHGAYGFEAASEYYFSKPAKQMKLEEAALLAGLPKAPQYYSPITHPDRAQKRRNLVINAMLEDGKVTAAEAAVAKAKPVQLNVQKDPNSLAPNFVEEIRRYLETKYGSDQVHEGGLRVYTTLDMDFQKAANRAVLDGLAAYERRQKWRGNLANVVLQGQHVDKYEDVDWDQEPEVNGYLHALVTSVSPAAAQIRFGDRTAALSQSDIAWTQRKLPALLAPGDIVYVKVLSLDPGSKATVSLEQDSGAEGALVAIDNATGEIKAMVGGRDFNLSKFNRATQALRQVGSSFKPYVYTAIIDQGGSPDETILDEPITFQTPSGPYIPHNYDDKFEGLITLRRALAQSRNIPALKLADRIGIRTVIDYAHRFGVTSNIPAYLPVALGSAEITLIEQTSAFSVFPNDGVRLAPRYIKKVTDYDGRILEEDFPDIKDVVSSRTARIMTSMLHEVVVHGTAVAASKMPYALAGKTGTTNDFTDAWFVGFSPTLTCGVWIGYDEKKSLGPKESGGHAALPIWIQFMNVALAGRDQGEFPPPPSSNSPFAQKVDTPDVAPGDGEAQ
- a CDS encoding radical SAM protein, producing MSLLNEMSQKAFDLGVPISVHLDVTYRCNERCVHCYLDHDDHGEMTTAEMKGVLDQLADAGVFFLTFSGGEVFLRRDFFEILEYARRLQFNVKIKTNAVMIHAKEAKRIRDLGVDTIQISVYSHRAEVHDAITKLPGSFNRTIKAIRFMREQGLKVTVANVMMTLNRHDSDGVQALATELGAHYTLDPTITPMMDGNTDVLSLRIAGEELPSVFANPNLVPNMEEFCAPPMPVTDDDMEGYSCSAGHSFCYISPYGDVFPCVQFPLPTGNVRQQKFIDIWNHSPEMNEVRSIKAKDLTTCSSCSHVSSCTRCPGLAYMEGSMRGPSTADCEKSYYRTGIPSANMLRKAGKPTSMTPLVQIRPMAALAMNGD
- a CDS encoding S24/S26 family peptidase, with amino-acid sequence MRLHVRGASMLPALYPGDVAEIQACSLDDVATGEIVLAFREDRFFLHRFMSRNENHRFVARGDSMPGADPTYTTEQFVGRLVAATRNGQPVSLTARPWTRALGLLFCYSSIARRIALRLHHSRNLQRLPGADLEIA